One region of Vibrio pelagius genomic DNA includes:
- a CDS encoding AraC family transcriptional regulator — protein sequence MKKAKKEKADYKITEELGGLEILNAEYEKQNFSRHSHEGYTLGVIEQGAQRFYRTGGHHIAPQDAIILVNADEVHSGHSATEGGWAYRAMYPLPEQLAKITQELNLPNYGAPYFPRAVVEDPELANQLRLVFNTIDESDNRLLRETLMYGMLVKLISRHGKSPLKPQLDSKTQRQLVLVKEFLDDFPQADVSLEELSKLAALSPYHLVRSFQKEFGLPPHAYQIQSRLRLARTLLKRGHSISDTAQECGFHDQSHFHRHFKKANGYTPGQYIKML from the coding sequence ATGAAGAAAGCGAAAAAGGAAAAGGCGGATTATAAAATCACAGAAGAGCTTGGTGGCCTTGAGATCCTGAACGCAGAATATGAGAAGCAGAATTTCTCTCGCCATAGCCATGAAGGGTACACGCTAGGAGTGATTGAGCAGGGCGCACAACGCTTTTATCGCACAGGCGGGCATCACATTGCTCCTCAAGATGCCATTATTTTGGTCAATGCCGATGAAGTGCATAGTGGGCATTCTGCTACAGAAGGTGGCTGGGCGTATCGTGCTATGTACCCGTTGCCAGAACAACTTGCGAAAATAACCCAGGAGCTTAACTTACCCAATTATGGTGCGCCTTATTTTCCGCGTGCGGTGGTTGAAGATCCTGAACTCGCCAATCAGCTACGTCTGGTCTTCAATACTATTGATGAATCGGACAATCGTTTACTGCGTGAGACTTTGATGTACGGCATGTTAGTCAAGCTTATCAGTCGCCATGGTAAAAGCCCGCTCAAACCTCAACTCGACAGCAAAACGCAGCGACAACTTGTGTTGGTTAAAGAGTTTCTCGATGACTTTCCACAGGCCGATGTCTCTTTGGAAGAGTTGTCAAAGCTAGCGGCTCTGAGTCCATACCACTTAGTTCGTTCATTCCAAAAAGAGTTTGGTTTACCGCCTCATGCCTATCAAATCCAGTCTCGTTTGCGCCTTGCGAGAACGCTGCTCAAACGTGGTCACTCTATATCGGATACGGCTCAAGAGTGCGGCTTTCACGATCAGAGTCATTTTCATCGACACTTTAAAAAGGCTAATGGTTACACGCCCGGGCAATACATTAAGATGTTATAA
- a CDS encoding AzlC family ABC transporter permease, with protein sequence MTRKSQLWKGAVAGIPLSIAVIPWGILAGSYAIDAGLDPLQAQAMSAILFAGSAQLVAAGMFKAGIGLGAMLLTTLFITSRHFLYSVSMRDKISDLPTRWRLLLGFWLTDELFAICSGQSKQEFNRWYAAGVGGVFYLFWNLASLVGIVAGSQIPSLNEIGLDFAVAATFIALVFPLINTMPVIVCVLVSLLVSVVLTVNQIEGALMVAAIAGMLSGFLCESYKDGNISSHSITEGESS encoded by the coding sequence ATGACGAGAAAATCTCAGCTTTGGAAAGGGGCAGTAGCCGGGATACCGTTGAGTATTGCGGTGATTCCTTGGGGAATATTGGCGGGCTCATATGCCATAGATGCAGGGCTCGACCCTCTTCAAGCACAAGCGATGTCTGCGATTCTCTTTGCCGGTTCAGCGCAGCTGGTTGCGGCGGGTATGTTTAAGGCTGGAATTGGCTTAGGCGCCATGTTACTGACCACGCTGTTCATTACGTCACGCCACTTTTTATACAGCGTCTCTATGCGCGATAAAATCAGTGATTTACCGACACGATGGCGTTTACTGTTGGGTTTCTGGCTGACAGATGAACTGTTTGCGATCTGCAGCGGTCAATCCAAACAAGAGTTCAATCGTTGGTATGCGGCAGGCGTTGGAGGTGTGTTCTATCTCTTCTGGAATCTGGCGAGTTTGGTCGGCATTGTCGCAGGTAGCCAAATTCCATCTCTGAATGAAATTGGTTTGGATTTCGCCGTGGCAGCAACCTTCATTGCGCTAGTCTTCCCGCTGATTAATACCATGCCAGTTATTGTGTGCGTACTTGTTTCATTGCTGGTGTCTGTGGTGCTGACGGTTAACCAAATCGAAGGCGCGTTAATGGTGGCTGCAATTGCGGGTATGCTTTCTGGCTTCCTTTGTGAAAGTTATAAAGATGGCAATATTTCAAGTCATTCGATCACAGAAGGAGAGTCATCATGA
- a CDS encoding AzlD domain-containing protein, with protein MIWLTILLMTAIVFVSRYLFLEPAVPLRLNASARRLLRYSGPAVLTAIWGPIVFAPEKELWVSAENPYLIAALVTFLLIWKTGNVLVTILLSMGVFLLYNLVLVDYLFH; from the coding sequence ATGATCTGGTTAACCATACTGTTAATGACGGCGATTGTGTTTGTGAGTCGTTATCTGTTTCTTGAGCCTGCAGTGCCACTTCGTTTAAACGCTTCTGCACGTAGACTACTGCGCTACTCTGGCCCAGCGGTATTGACGGCGATCTGGGGGCCCATTGTATTTGCTCCAGAGAAAGAGCTATGGGTGAGTGCAGAAAACCCTTACTTAATCGCAGCGCTAGTGACTTTTTTGTTGATCTGGAAAACAGGTAATGTGCTCGTCACCATTCTGCTCAGTATGGGAGTCTTTCTTTTGTATAACTTGGTGTTAGTCGATTATCTTTTTCACTAA
- a CDS encoding DUF3297 family protein — MTDNTAKPALPDRLAGNPRSPHHVAECFEHHIGIRLNGKERTDVEEYCISEGWVKIPSPKALDRFGRPMLITLKGTVEAFYK, encoded by the coding sequence ATGACAGATAACACAGCAAAGCCAGCTCTACCAGATCGTCTAGCAGGTAACCCACGCAGCCCACACCATGTAGCGGAGTGTTTCGAACACCACATCGGCATTCGTCTAAACGGCAAAGAGCGTACTGACGTTGAAGAGTACTGCATCAGCGAAGGTTGGGTAAAAATCCCTTCACCTAAAGCGCTAGATCGTTTCGGTCGTCCAATGCTAATCACATTGAAAGGCACAGTTGAAGCTTTCTACAAGTAA
- a CDS encoding zinc ribbon domain-containing protein YjdM, whose translation MSFPPCPSCSSEFVYQDQNHLICPECAYEWNPEEVAKENELNIKDANGSLLAEGDKITLAKDLKVKGSSLVLKIGTKGVIKRMNDGKDHQLDCKLDGAGEMMVTAKYVKKA comes from the coding sequence ATGTCTTTTCCTCCTTGTCCGAGCTGCAGCTCTGAATTTGTTTATCAAGATCAAAACCACCTCATTTGCCCTGAATGCGCTTATGAGTGGAACCCTGAAGAAGTCGCGAAAGAGAACGAGCTCAACATCAAAGATGCGAACGGAAGCTTGTTGGCGGAAGGGGATAAGATCACTTTGGCTAAAGACCTAAAAGTCAAAGGCAGTTCTCTGGTGTTAAAGATTGGCACCAAAGGGGTTATCAAACGAATGAACGACGGCAAAGACCACCAGTTAGACTGCAAGCTTGATGGTGCTGGTGAAATGATGGTGACTGCTAAGTATGTGAAAAAGGCGTAG
- a CDS encoding DUF5062 family protein, whose product MSKTTKLQNEDKLFKKAMEVGTKLAEMQGFKLNDPSMSQSVKAKAIYLFLVDAKQITPLPADKQEGKDIKKRLAVWIHSALPEGDPLK is encoded by the coding sequence ATGTCGAAAACCACTAAGCTACAAAACGAAGACAAACTGTTTAAAAAGGCGATGGAAGTTGGAACTAAGCTAGCCGAAATGCAAGGCTTTAAGCTCAATGACCCGAGCATGTCACAGTCGGTAAAAGCAAAGGCTATCTATTTATTTTTAGTCGATGCAAAGCAAATTACGCCTCTCCCTGCTGACAAGCAAGAAGGTAAGGATATTAAAAAGCGCCTTGCCGTTTGGATTCACAGTGCCTTGCCAGAGGGTGATCCTCTTAAATAA
- a CDS encoding Bor family protein: protein MKKLILIAALSMVATGCAQQTFVMAPDEAEVTSEAPQHFFINGLAQEKEIDAAKVCGSADKVAKVEVQETFVNGLLRTVTFGIYTPRDARVYCKA, encoded by the coding sequence ATGAAAAAGCTAATTCTTATCGCGGCACTATCTATGGTAGCAACAGGCTGTGCTCAACAAACATTTGTTATGGCACCAGACGAAGCAGAAGTAACATCAGAAGCGCCACAACACTTCTTTATTAACGGTCTGGCTCAAGAAAAAGAGATCGATGCTGCGAAAGTTTGTGGCAGTGCAGATAAAGTAGCAAAAGTCGAAGTTCAAGAGACGTTCGTTAACGGTCTACTGCGCACAGTAACATTTGGCATCTACACTCCGCGTGACGCGCGTGTTTACTGCAAAGCGTAA
- a CDS encoding sensor histidine kinase: MKRIYLESILGLFACFMAGLVAYEFSVYQWTTDYEFVLEDYEASAHQQLVENIALNQGVTEAEKAIEQFAKTTRHTLSRYSIDDPAPVAISDFFKRHPEKSILFDDERDLWFHFAGSDALYRYAPDEKTLVRQKIELEDDLLWLFFIASFVVYTLGHLFIIFCRVKKLEKATLSFASGDFSTRVTTSSGSAIGTLNQSFNVMADHIEHLISTNRSLTNAIAHELRTPVFRIQWQAELLKDTTLSDEQLTTIESIVEDTEEMESMVDELLYFSRLDSQRVEPECEELVLSDYLKVTLPRWHRETSLNLVLLSVDTTLTQEKINADENLLKRALDNVIRNAFKFADAQVFIELSEEENASGDRNYLAIHIHDDGPGVDDKHIAHLFDPFYVGNEARNKGKSGHGLGLSIVQKVCEQHDGYITVRRSKLLGGAQFTLHFPKCNSEPDKPIQ; the protein is encoded by the coding sequence ATGAAACGCATCTATCTGGAATCCATTTTAGGCCTATTCGCCTGCTTTATGGCGGGTTTGGTTGCTTACGAGTTTTCAGTCTACCAATGGACCACAGATTACGAGTTTGTTCTAGAAGATTATGAAGCAAGCGCCCACCAACAATTAGTTGAGAATATCGCTTTAAATCAAGGCGTGACCGAAGCGGAAAAAGCCATTGAGCAGTTTGCAAAGACGACTCGTCATACGCTTAGCCGTTATTCAATCGATGACCCGGCTCCCGTTGCCATCAGTGACTTTTTTAAACGCCACCCAGAAAAATCTATCTTGTTTGATGATGAGCGCGATCTTTGGTTTCACTTCGCGGGTTCAGATGCGCTATATCGTTATGCTCCCGATGAAAAGACGCTAGTCCGTCAAAAGATTGAGTTGGAAGATGACCTACTGTGGCTATTTTTTATTGCCAGCTTTGTTGTCTACACACTGGGTCACTTATTTATCATTTTCTGTCGTGTCAAAAAACTTGAAAAGGCGACATTGAGCTTTGCTTCTGGTGACTTTTCGACTCGAGTTACTACCTCCAGTGGTAGTGCCATCGGTACATTAAACCAATCGTTCAATGTTATGGCTGACCATATAGAACACCTGATTAGTACCAATCGTTCACTCACCAACGCCATCGCCCATGAACTGCGCACACCCGTTTTTAGAATCCAATGGCAGGCCGAACTGCTTAAAGACACGACGCTGAGTGACGAACAACTTACGACCATTGAGAGCATTGTCGAAGACACTGAAGAGATGGAAAGCATGGTAGACGAACTTCTTTACTTTTCTAGGCTCGACAGTCAAAGAGTAGAGCCAGAGTGCGAAGAATTAGTTTTAAGTGACTATCTCAAAGTCACCTTACCGCGCTGGCATCGAGAAACATCGCTCAATCTTGTGCTTCTGTCTGTCGACACAACACTGACTCAAGAGAAGATTAACGCTGATGAAAACCTACTCAAAAGAGCATTAGACAACGTGATTCGTAATGCCTTTAAGTTTGCCGATGCGCAAGTATTCATTGAGCTATCAGAGGAAGAAAATGCATCCGGCGATCGGAATTACCTTGCGATTCACATTCATGATGATGGCCCTGGTGTCGATGACAAGCATATAGCGCACCTGTTTGACCCTTTCTATGTCGGCAATGAAGCACGGAACAAGGGCAAGAGTGGGCACGGTTTAGGGCTATCTATTGTTCAGAAAGTGTGTGAGCAGCACGATGGTTACATCACTGTTCGTCGCAGTAAACTCTTGGGCGGTGCACAATTTACACTGCACTTTCCTAAATGTAATTCTGAACCTGACAAACCTATACAGTAA
- a CDS encoding response regulator transcription factor, translated as MTQHSMLIVEDDLKLQQLLKSYFVTQGFDVTTLDDGSEAIDHMLEHQPDIVLLDLMLPVMDGLTICRQTHAHFKGKILMLTASDDDFDHVAGLETGADDYVIKPTKPRVLLARVRSLLRRQSESQTIEHDEDVLQFGQLMLNNKYKRCELEQTAIPLTDSEFDLLWILANKPDTALSRDLLTQELRGIEYDGFDRTVDNKVVRLRKLLGDHGSPADKIQTLRGKGYLFVSTAWG; from the coding sequence ATGACACAACATTCCATGCTCATCGTAGAAGACGACTTGAAGCTTCAACAGCTATTAAAGAGTTACTTTGTTACCCAAGGTTTTGATGTGACGACATTAGATGATGGCAGTGAAGCGATTGACCACATGCTAGAGCACCAACCCGATATTGTTCTACTCGACCTGATGCTGCCTGTCATGGATGGCCTTACAATCTGCCGACAGACACATGCACACTTCAAAGGTAAGATTCTAATGCTGACCGCAAGTGATGATGATTTTGATCATGTCGCGGGGCTAGAGACCGGAGCCGACGACTATGTTATCAAACCGACGAAACCTCGAGTTTTATTGGCGAGAGTTCGGAGTCTTCTGCGTCGCCAAAGCGAGAGCCAAACAATTGAGCACGATGAAGATGTGCTGCAGTTTGGTCAGCTGATGTTAAACAACAAATATAAACGCTGCGAACTTGAGCAAACTGCGATTCCTCTGACGGATAGTGAATTCGACTTACTGTGGATACTGGCTAACAAACCGGACACTGCCCTTTCAAGAGATCTGCTCACACAAGAACTCAGAGGGATTGAGTATGACGGATTTGACCGCACCGTAGATAACAAAGTAGTTCGCCTTAGAAAGCTGCTTGGTGACCACGGCTCCCCAGCAGACAAAATACAGACGCTAAGAGGCAAAGGTTACCTATTTGTTTCCACCGCTTGGGGTTAG
- a CDS encoding alpha/beta hydrolase, with amino-acid sequence MKQYRNLLLALPLIALAGCNSTSNGTHKAKVAKPAADYKFTESALDEIIEDREDYFEGMSLTYDGKSYHKVQFAEGFGNVLLIARLADDHGQTLDVAIYNDRPGCYIYSPKTRLKTFDCRANKRSVGEDKTLIQSEVEGSRQSVMVEYYNEAFEALGSMGSTILTASEVDGKVNIVTSFAFDDIYREIKPVDDPRNRSTLGVTTFLQLKGLVEKYVGEDMTMKFDNHIGGSGDDDINMYTGLLINKTKMHTVVTPNGSVFSGGTDLFAAGQTRTLQRAKKIDNFETLEQIGVHSWGSEGKTAKDFPYTDESHRKQATYFNTVMGDKGVDFYLFTLDSAPFNGEHWITKADSDKYQFITHIE; translated from the coding sequence ATGAAGCAATATCGAAATCTATTATTAGCCCTGCCTCTGATTGCTTTAGCTGGATGTAATTCGACTTCGAACGGTACTCATAAAGCTAAAGTCGCTAAGCCTGCGGCGGATTACAAGTTTACTGAAAGTGCGTTGGACGAAATCATCGAAGATAGAGAGGATTACTTTGAAGGCATGAGCTTAACTTATGATGGAAAATCATACCATAAAGTTCAGTTTGCAGAGGGTTTCGGTAACGTTTTACTTATAGCAAGATTGGCAGACGATCACGGTCAGACCCTTGACGTTGCTATCTACAACGACAGACCGGGTTGTTATATTTATTCTCCAAAAACACGGTTAAAAACGTTTGATTGTCGCGCCAATAAGCGTTCGGTAGGTGAAGATAAAACGCTGATACAGTCGGAAGTTGAGGGTTCACGCCAATCAGTAATGGTTGAGTACTATAATGAGGCGTTTGAAGCGTTAGGTAGCATGGGATCTACCATCTTAACGGCCTCAGAAGTCGACGGTAAGGTGAATATTGTCACTTCATTTGCGTTTGATGATATCTATCGAGAAATTAAACCGGTAGATGACCCTCGAAATCGATCGACATTAGGTGTGACGACGTTTCTACAACTAAAAGGTCTTGTGGAAAAGTATGTTGGAGAAGATATGACGATGAAGTTTGATAATCATATCGGTGGCAGTGGCGATGATGATATCAACATGTACACGGGCTTGTTGATCAATAAAACTAAGATGCACACGGTAGTCACACCTAACGGTTCGGTTTTTTCTGGCGGCACCGATCTATTCGCAGCAGGTCAAACGCGTACGCTTCAGCGCGCGAAGAAGATTGATAACTTTGAAACGCTTGAGCAAATCGGTGTTCACAGTTGGGGGAGTGAGGGTAAAACTGCGAAGGATTTCCCTTATACGGATGAAAGTCACCGTAAACAAGCCACTTATTTCAATACGGTAATGGGTGATAAAGGTGTCGACTTCTATCTGTTTACCTTAGATTCTGCTCCATTTAATGGAGAGCATTGGATAACCAAAGCGGATTCAGATAAGTATCAATTTATCACTCATATTGAGTAG
- a CDS encoding thiol-disulfide oxidoreductase DCC family protein — MPQLTIFYDGTCPLCSKEMNALTKQDINNSIKTVDIYSDEFAQYPNIDANAANTVLHALNDKGELILGLDVTHKAWDLVGKGWLYAPLRWPLIKPLADWCYLRFANNRYKISYWLTGVARCDNKSCKINSDAK; from the coding sequence ATGCCTCAACTGACGATATTTTATGATGGAACCTGCCCTCTGTGCTCAAAGGAGATGAATGCCCTCACCAAGCAAGACATCAACAACAGCATAAAGACAGTCGACATTTACAGCGATGAATTTGCTCAATACCCAAACATTGACGCTAACGCGGCCAACACGGTCTTGCATGCATTGAATGACAAAGGGGAATTAATACTCGGGTTAGACGTAACCCATAAGGCTTGGGACTTGGTAGGTAAAGGATGGTTATATGCACCACTACGCTGGCCACTCATTAAACCTTTGGCCGACTGGTGCTACTTACGCTTCGCTAACAACCGCTACAAAATATCGTATTGGCTAACAGGCGTTGCGCGTTGTGATAACAAAAGCTGTAAAATTAACAGTGACGCCAAATGA
- a CDS encoding DUF1439 domain-containing protein, which yields MIKRVSQFSLLAAAFSILAGCASYSISEKDMTRYLQDSININQSVGVESMMYAQVAVEDLQVKIGRADADRVSVFANTNAQVQVFNMPNIGLDLDIEFSAIPEYDKENGEVYLKSLRLESIDEKGKQLPENIANLLRPAVSMIGLALSQQPVYKLSATKVQEALLKSADPNLVIKNNALVIKLFD from the coding sequence ATGATAAAAAGAGTCTCACAATTTTCCCTTCTTGCCGCCGCTTTTTCGATTCTAGCAGGCTGCGCTAGTTACAGTATCTCAGAGAAAGATATGACCCGGTATTTGCAAGATTCCATCAATATCAATCAATCCGTTGGTGTGGAGAGCATGATGTACGCTCAAGTCGCAGTCGAAGACTTACAAGTTAAGATTGGACGTGCAGATGCGGATCGCGTGTCTGTGTTTGCAAACACGAATGCTCAAGTGCAAGTATTCAATATGCCTAATATCGGACTGGATCTCGATATTGAATTTAGCGCGATTCCAGAGTACGACAAAGAGAATGGTGAAGTGTATTTGAAATCGTTGCGCTTAGAGAGCATTGATGAAAAAGGTAAGCAGCTACCTGAGAATATCGCTAATCTACTGCGACCTGCAGTGTCTATGATTGGGTTGGCGCTGTCTCAACAGCCAGTTTATAAGCTAAGTGCGACAAAGGTTCAGGAGGCACTATTAAAATCGGCCGATCCGAACTTGGTTATCAAGAACAATGCACTCGTTATTAAGCTGTTCGATTAA
- a CDS encoding esterase family protein, whose product MRREYHKWWSPNLNRNMELLIFGHAGAKVLVFPTRTGRFFEYENLGLVDSIADKIDAGQLQLYCVDSVDTESMYCFWAHPFGRMHRHCQYEEYILREVLPLMASKNSHPCTISHGCSLGAYHAATLFFRHPHLFQKLVAFSGRYDLTWSTESFKDLFDGLYNDEIYYHTPTHFLPGLPPSDQLTQIKNSDIVFAIGKEDPFLQNNHQLSQILNQKGIQHRMYEWEGRAHRGRYWRQMLPLYL is encoded by the coding sequence ATGAGACGTGAGTATCACAAATGGTGGAGCCCCAACCTCAATCGCAACATGGAACTACTGATATTCGGTCATGCGGGTGCAAAAGTTCTGGTCTTCCCCACTCGTACAGGCCGTTTCTTCGAATATGAGAACCTTGGGTTAGTCGATTCAATTGCCGACAAGATCGATGCGGGGCAGTTACAACTCTACTGCGTGGATAGTGTCGATACCGAAAGTATGTACTGTTTCTGGGCGCACCCTTTTGGCCGAATGCACCGCCATTGTCAGTATGAAGAGTATATTCTCAGAGAAGTGCTGCCATTGATGGCGAGTAAGAACAGCCATCCTTGTACGATTTCGCACGGCTGTTCACTGGGTGCTTACCATGCCGCGACTCTATTTTTTAGACATCCTCACTTATTTCAGAAATTGGTCGCGTTTTCTGGTCGCTACGACCTCACTTGGAGTACTGAGTCATTTAAAGACCTGTTCGATGGCTTGTACAATGACGAAATTTATTACCACACCCCGACTCACTTTCTACCTGGTTTACCTCCCTCTGACCAACTCACCCAAATCAAAAATAGCGACATTGTGTTTGCGATAGGTAAGGAAGATCCATTTCTGCAAAACAACCACCAGCTCAGTCAGATTCTGAACCAAAAAGGGATTCAGCACCGAATGTATGAATGGGAAGGCCGAGCGCACAGAGGGCGTTATTGGCGTCAAATGCTCCCGTTATACCTTTGA
- a CDS encoding acetylxylan esterase: MTFKHNYDFDPTYGYDLDQLLHVEASVTPADFAYFWQQKYERALQVTPYVSLQDTGRIVNHWRVFDCYYNSTDGVRIGGWLLLPEKEEIQCAVVWAHGYGGLDEPDTTWKLKHTAILVPCVRGISRSHHHPISDDPYWHVLHNVQDREHYILGGCVQDLWCGISAVLTLYPNLKYKIGMIGNSLGGGLAIFATAFDRRIKRCHFHVPTFGNVSLRLAMPTIGSTQALIDFGNQALLARNLPYFDTSCAAKFISQPSHWGLALFDPYVAPPGQFSAYNACKGQKELFVLEAGHFIYRGEGKQRRELRKSVELFFKTLGDCDET; the protein is encoded by the coding sequence GTGACTTTTAAACACAATTACGACTTCGATCCGACCTACGGATATGACCTAGACCAGCTCTTGCACGTTGAAGCGAGCGTTACACCAGCTGACTTCGCCTATTTTTGGCAACAGAAGTATGAGCGAGCACTGCAGGTGACGCCCTATGTCAGCTTGCAAGATACTGGACGTATTGTAAATCACTGGCGCGTGTTCGATTGCTATTACAACTCGACCGACGGCGTGCGAATCGGTGGTTGGCTATTACTGCCTGAGAAAGAAGAAATTCAATGCGCAGTCGTTTGGGCTCACGGCTACGGCGGACTTGATGAACCAGATACAACTTGGAAGCTAAAACATACAGCGATATTAGTCCCATGTGTGCGTGGTATCAGTCGCAGCCACCATCATCCCATCTCAGACGACCCGTACTGGCATGTACTGCATAACGTACAAGACAGAGAGCACTACATCTTAGGTGGGTGCGTTCAAGACTTGTGGTGTGGGATTTCCGCGGTGCTCACTCTATACCCCAACCTCAAATACAAAATTGGCATGATTGGTAATAGCTTAGGGGGCGGTCTTGCGATCTTTGCTACAGCCTTTGATAGGCGCATCAAGCGCTGTCACTTTCATGTGCCTACTTTTGGTAATGTATCGCTACGCTTAGCTATGCCGACCATTGGCAGTACACAAGCCCTTATCGATTTTGGTAATCAAGCCCTGCTTGCTCGTAACCTCCCCTATTTTGATACTTCATGCGCCGCCAAGTTTATCTCTCAACCTTCTCACTGGGGTTTAGCACTGTTCGACCCTTATGTCGCACCTCCTGGGCAATTCAGCGCCTACAACGCCTGCAAAGGTCAAAAAGAGCTGTTTGTATTAGAAGCAGGACACTTTATTTACCGAGGCGAAGGCAAACAGCGTCGTGAGCTACGTAAAAGTGTTGAGTTGTTCTTTAAAACCTTGGGGGACTGTGATGAGACGTGA
- a CDS encoding DMT family transporter has protein sequence MSSLSFSFIPVGVRFMLLSALGFALMSASVKYVSNYGIPVFEIVAARALVSLIISYVDVKRKGISVWGNNKPLLFVRGAVGTAALMCVYYAVTTLPLAEATILQYVHPVFTALLGVLFLKERVQTSTMICIAFCLAGLFVMVQPNMNSDITNELPLFSILVALIGAFGSSIAYVIVRKLSQTEDSSVIILYFPMVALPVSIALIWNDFVWPSLFITIMLVLVGVFTQIGQYGLTKAMQTQAAGKASAYSYVQIVFSALLGVWLFNEIPSVWTYLGGGLIVTGALINVFGKQLLKPFKKIA, from the coding sequence ATGTCTTCACTCTCTTTCTCGTTCATCCCCGTTGGGGTTCGCTTTATGTTGCTATCCGCATTAGGGTTTGCGCTGATGTCAGCATCCGTAAAGTACGTGAGCAACTATGGCATTCCTGTCTTTGAAATTGTCGCTGCTAGGGCCTTGGTGTCTCTTATCATCAGCTATGTTGATGTGAAGCGTAAGGGAATCTCGGTTTGGGGGAACAACAAACCGTTATTATTTGTACGGGGTGCCGTCGGTACTGCAGCGTTGATGTGTGTTTACTATGCAGTAACGACACTACCTCTGGCTGAAGCGACCATCCTTCAATACGTACATCCTGTGTTTACGGCTCTACTTGGTGTTCTCTTTCTCAAAGAGCGAGTTCAAACCTCAACCATGATCTGCATTGCCTTCTGCCTAGCTGGTCTATTTGTGATGGTTCAACCAAATATGAACAGCGATATCACCAATGAACTGCCTCTATTCAGCATCTTGGTGGCATTGATCGGTGCATTTGGTAGCTCGATTGCTTATGTGATTGTACGAAAGCTCAGCCAAACCGAGGACAGCTCAGTGATTATCCTTTACTTCCCAATGGTTGCGCTACCAGTCTCGATAGCCCTGATTTGGAATGACTTTGTTTGGCCAAGCTTGTTCATCACCATCATGTTGGTATTGGTCGGAGTGTTCACCCAGATCGGACAATATGGCTTAACCAAAGCGATGCAAACTCAAGCTGCCGGTAAAGCTTCGGCTTATTCCTACGTACAGATTGTTTTTTCGGCGCTGCTTGGCGTTTGGCTATTCAACGAAATACCATCTGTTTGGACTTACCTAGGTGGTGGCTTGATTGTGACAGGCGCGCTTATCAACGTATTTGGAAAACAGTTGCTCAAACCGTTTAAAAAGATTGCATAG